In one Nocardioides sp. NBC_00368 genomic region, the following are encoded:
- a CDS encoding glycosyltransferase encodes MKRIARGGLRRGRDLARKVYNDSPLYSRADDVRLLVDCPLFDHEWYAEQVGQRLDRKRAARHYLEQDRSKQLAQPSPLFDPEFFVARLTPRLRKQMGDQDPFLYWLRAELWLQPTHPLFDTDGYTERRKTESFYGGAIGHYVDRGARNGRRANDWLVQVDGRFPDLRDWIRDRRAEWQARQGVPRTWRASIEPVRAVPAGREPVGTVSVIVDLGASDELARVTLDSVAAQHGVGTEVIVIDRGLTPSVTESVDGVVPGARIVPGDPDRGEPGVAAAFAQVSSDFVAYVAGGEVWKPGRLARLVSVAEAAGRPLVADVLERPWLPEQRFAVDVPPASPGPDVPGPLMRALLSRLLIATPLLREVGGPRDDIGVGWAYDLALRLTSKAEVQVVPEVGVERRQGINPRRPRQDRLPLDPFDLESWEDVVRNRTFVDWDTLAARTPDPDVVSVVIPTYDDSLLTVGAVEAVMEHGAGEKRLEIVVWDNGSSAGVSAVLDSLPLRFPEVKVVHSTVNHNFALGNNLAIAYVTGETVVFLNNDTTALAGWLSPLVDALEDPEVLAVQPLLLYPSGSVQSAGVVFPPYGGLPYNMLAEYPPEDAAGLEGHRFSALTGAALVLRYRDVVALQGFDPIFTNGMEDVDLCHRLAELRPGSFRVVTSSEVVHHESKSKGRFARAPRNRLIYLDRWVGRNEPRDDEAAWAACGYQVVGRAMAGEPTGHAKTYAATRPVLAPLPRVSVVEGVPQLRWSIKISAPGAPEGERWGDTHFARALARSLRKLGQSAVVDHHYEWERPSSLDDDVVVTLRGLSRYFPAPDGRINIGWVISHPDAVTRAEAAGFDRLLAAGPRWAEQMSARWGIRVDPLLQATDPELFNPDRALPDSGHAVLFVGTSRDVERPIIHDAVAAGLPLSVYGHGWEPYIPRHYVKAQHMSNTRLGAEYRAAGVVLNDHWADMRDYGFISNRLFDAVASGARVISDDVVGLRDVFGDTVQVYETSEDLVKWSSMPDPSVVFGTDEHIRAEAARIHRDHGFDARARSLLDIALEERAKRDHA; translated from the coding sequence TTGAAGCGCATCGCACGTGGCGGCCTGCGCAGAGGGCGAGACCTGGCCCGCAAGGTCTACAACGACTCGCCTCTCTACAGCCGGGCCGACGACGTGCGCCTGCTCGTCGACTGTCCGTTGTTCGACCACGAGTGGTACGCCGAGCAGGTCGGTCAGCGGCTCGACCGCAAACGGGCCGCCCGCCACTACCTCGAGCAGGACCGCAGCAAGCAGCTGGCCCAGCCCAGCCCGCTCTTCGACCCGGAGTTCTTCGTCGCCCGGTTGACCCCGCGGCTGCGCAAGCAGATGGGCGACCAGGACCCGTTCCTCTACTGGCTGCGCGCCGAGCTGTGGCTGCAGCCGACCCACCCGCTCTTCGACACCGACGGCTACACCGAGCGGCGCAAGACCGAGAGCTTCTACGGCGGCGCGATCGGGCACTACGTCGACCGTGGCGCCCGCAACGGCCGGCGTGCCAACGACTGGCTCGTCCAGGTCGACGGCCGGTTCCCCGACCTGCGTGACTGGATCCGGGACCGACGCGCGGAATGGCAGGCCCGGCAGGGCGTCCCGCGGACGTGGCGGGCGTCGATCGAGCCGGTCCGTGCGGTTCCGGCCGGTCGTGAACCCGTCGGCACCGTCAGCGTCATCGTCGATCTCGGTGCCTCCGACGAGCTCGCCCGGGTGACGCTGGACAGCGTCGCCGCGCAGCACGGTGTGGGCACCGAGGTCATCGTCATCGACCGTGGCCTGACGCCGTCGGTCACCGAGTCGGTCGACGGTGTCGTCCCGGGCGCCCGCATCGTGCCTGGCGACCCGGACCGCGGCGAGCCCGGCGTCGCTGCCGCGTTCGCGCAGGTGAGCAGCGACTTCGTCGCGTACGTCGCCGGGGGAGAGGTCTGGAAGCCCGGTCGTCTCGCGCGGCTGGTCTCGGTGGCCGAGGCGGCCGGGAGGCCGCTGGTCGCCGACGTGCTGGAGCGGCCGTGGTTGCCGGAGCAGCGGTTCGCCGTCGACGTACCTCCTGCTTCGCCGGGGCCCGATGTCCCGGGTCCGCTGATGCGGGCGCTGCTCTCACGACTGCTGATCGCCACGCCGCTGCTGCGAGAGGTCGGCGGGCCGCGCGACGACATCGGCGTCGGCTGGGCCTACGACCTCGCGCTGCGGCTGACCTCGAAGGCGGAGGTCCAGGTCGTGCCCGAGGTCGGCGTCGAGCGACGGCAGGGCATCAACCCGCGCCGTCCCCGTCAGGACCGGCTCCCGCTCGACCCCTTCGACCTGGAGTCGTGGGAGGACGTCGTACGCAACCGCACCTTCGTCGACTGGGACACGCTCGCCGCGCGCACCCCTGACCCGGACGTGGTCTCGGTGGTCATCCCGACCTACGACGACTCGCTGCTGACCGTGGGTGCCGTCGAGGCCGTGATGGAGCACGGTGCGGGGGAGAAGCGGCTCGAGATCGTGGTCTGGGACAACGGCTCCTCGGCCGGCGTCTCGGCTGTGCTCGACTCGCTGCCGCTGCGGTTCCCCGAGGTGAAGGTGGTGCACAGCACGGTCAACCACAACTTCGCGCTCGGCAACAACCTCGCCATCGCGTACGTCACCGGGGAGACCGTCGTCTTCCTCAACAACGACACCACCGCGCTGGCCGGCTGGCTCTCGCCTCTGGTCGATGCTCTCGAGGATCCCGAGGTGCTCGCGGTGCAGCCGCTGCTGCTCTACCCGAGCGGGTCGGTGCAGTCGGCCGGGGTCGTCTTCCCGCCCTACGGCGGGCTGCCCTACAACATGCTCGCCGAGTACCCGCCCGAGGACGCCGCCGGCCTCGAGGGCCACCGGTTCTCGGCGCTGACCGGCGCGGCGCTGGTGCTGCGCTACCGCGACGTCGTCGCGCTGCAGGGATTCGACCCGATCTTCACCAACGGCATGGAGGACGTCGACCTGTGCCACCGGCTCGCGGAGCTGCGACCCGGGTCGTTCCGGGTGGTGACCTCCTCCGAGGTCGTCCACCACGAGTCGAAGTCGAAGGGCCGCTTCGCCCGCGCCCCACGCAACCGGCTGATCTACCTCGACCGCTGGGTCGGTCGCAACGAGCCCCGCGACGACGAGGCCGCGTGGGCGGCCTGCGGCTATCAGGTCGTCGGCCGGGCGATGGCCGGCGAACCGACCGGTCACGCCAAGACGTACGCCGCCACCCGCCCGGTCCTCGCTCCGCTGCCCCGGGTTTCGGTGGTGGAGGGCGTCCCGCAGCTGCGCTGGTCGATCAAGATCTCCGCGCCCGGGGCGCCGGAGGGGGAGCGGTGGGGCGACACCCACTTCGCCCGCGCGCTGGCGCGTTCGCTGCGCAAGCTCGGTCAGTCGGCGGTCGTCGACCACCACTACGAGTGGGAGCGGCCGAGCTCGCTCGACGACGACGTCGTGGTCACTCTGCGCGGGCTCTCGCGCTACTTCCCCGCGCCCGACGGCCGGATCAACATCGGCTGGGTGATCTCCCATCCCGACGCGGTCACCCGCGCCGAGGCGGCGGGCTTCGACCGGCTGCTGGCGGCCGGGCCGCGGTGGGCCGAGCAGATGTCGGCACGCTGGGGGATCCGCGTCGACCCGCTCCTGCAGGCCACCGACCCCGAGCTGTTCAACCCGGACCGGGCCCTGCCCGACTCCGGTCACGCGGTGCTCTTCGTCGGCACCTCGCGTGACGTCGAGCGCCCGATCATCCACGACGCCGTCGCCGCCGGGCTGCCGCTGTCGGTCTACGGCCACGGCTGGGAGCCCTACATCCCGCGCCACTACGTCAAGGCCCAGCACATGTCCAACACCCGGCTCGGCGCCGAATACCGGGCCGCCGGGGTCGTGCTCAACGACCACTGGGCCGACATGCGCGACTACGGCTTCATCTCCAACCGGCTCTTCGACGCCGTCGCCTCAGGTGCCCGGGTCATCTCCGACGACGTCGTCGGCCTCCGCGACGTCTTCGGCGACACCGTGCAGGTCTACGAGACCTCCGAGGACCTGGTGAAGTGGTCCTCGATGCCCGATCCTTCGGTCGTCTTCGGCACCGACGAGCACATTCGCGCCGAGGCCGCCCGCATCCACCGCGACCACGGCTTCGACGCACGTGCCCGCTCCCTCCTCGACATCGCGCTCGAGGAGCGGGCCAAGCGGGACCACGCCTAG
- a CDS encoding FUSC family protein, protein MKAVRQGRDGSGSDRSRLERLMQESVRISPAPGSHSPAWRASVTLLIGLVALAVTGHIELAAYACFGTFASVYGGRQPLRGRWRTQTAAGALMCLAVLCGALVATSSHRAWLVIPVAAVWAAAGSMLSDRFVLRPPGPMFPVFAVATCAALPVTASGVAVAVGVAAAAALIAVVLGLLEERLAGSGAAVEVSRGEVRMDHATAVVVAVVLAGTVSTALGLSHTYWAMVAAAVPFGVTGLMAQTTRGLQRVVGTVVGLVLAAVLLSVSLPALVVAAVVAALQAVTELLVGRHYGLALVVITPLSLLMVQLGHPQPVDELLWSRFAETLLGVVVGLAAAFALREVRRR, encoded by the coding sequence ATGAAGGCGGTACGGCAGGGACGAGACGGGTCAGGCAGCGACCGGAGCAGGCTCGAGCGGTTGATGCAGGAGTCCGTACGGATCTCCCCGGCGCCCGGAAGCCATTCGCCCGCCTGGCGGGCGAGCGTCACCCTGCTCATCGGGCTCGTGGCGCTGGCCGTGACCGGACACATCGAGCTGGCCGCGTACGCCTGTTTCGGCACCTTCGCCTCGGTCTACGGCGGCCGGCAGCCGCTGCGAGGGCGGTGGCGGACCCAGACCGCGGCCGGGGCGCTGATGTGCCTCGCCGTCCTGTGCGGTGCGCTCGTCGCGACCTCCTCGCATCGTGCCTGGCTCGTCATCCCCGTCGCCGCGGTGTGGGCCGCGGCCGGCTCGATGCTGTCGGACCGGTTCGTGCTGCGACCGCCCGGGCCGATGTTCCCGGTCTTCGCGGTGGCGACGTGTGCGGCGCTTCCGGTGACGGCGTCCGGGGTCGCGGTGGCGGTCGGGGTGGCCGCGGCCGCGGCCCTGATCGCGGTGGTTCTCGGCCTGCTGGAGGAGCGGTTGGCCGGCAGCGGCGCTGCGGTCGAGGTGAGTCGTGGCGAGGTCCGGATGGACCACGCCACGGCGGTCGTCGTCGCGGTCGTGCTCGCCGGCACCGTCTCGACCGCGCTCGGGCTCAGCCACACCTACTGGGCCATGGTGGCCGCGGCGGTGCCGTTCGGCGTCACCGGACTGATGGCCCAGACGACCCGCGGACTGCAGCGGGTGGTCGGCACCGTGGTCGGGCTGGTCCTGGCGGCCGTGCTGCTCTCGGTCTCCCTGCCGGCCCTCGTCGTCGCGGCGGTCGTCGCCGCTCTGCAGGCGGTCACAGAGTTGCTCGTCGGGCGCCACTACGGCCTCGCCCTCGTCGTCATCACTCCGCTCTCGCTGCTGATGGTGCAGCTCGGCCACCCACAGCCCGTCGACGAGTTGCTGTGGTCACGTTTCGCCGAGACGCTTCTCGGTGTCGTCGTGGGTCTCGCGGCAGCGTTCGCTCTGCGCGAGGTTCGGCGTCGCTGA
- a CDS encoding maleylpyruvate isomerase family mycothiol-dependent enzyme — MTKLSTIQLRERDALAGDLRSLAPDQWRSATLCGEWDVEEVVAHLGAASRLSFPGWLRSMIGARFDPDVHNRRRLEEFRGSTPEETLARFAVIGPIRLPRTESVGGLGEMIVHSEDIRRPLGIKHDPDPEGLSAVARFFATKDFAVNSKSLVAGLRLRAVDTELVAGDGPEVSGRLLDLVMAMAGRREAVADLAGDGVAELLGRLG, encoded by the coding sequence ATGACGAAGCTCTCGACGATCCAGCTGCGCGAACGGGACGCGCTGGCCGGCGACCTGAGGTCGCTCGCGCCCGACCAGTGGCGATCCGCGACGCTGTGCGGCGAGTGGGACGTCGAGGAGGTCGTGGCGCACCTCGGCGCGGCCTCGCGGCTCTCCTTCCCGGGCTGGCTGCGCAGCATGATCGGGGCACGGTTCGATCCGGACGTACACAACCGCCGGCGGCTCGAGGAGTTCCGCGGGTCCACGCCCGAGGAGACGCTGGCACGGTTCGCCGTGATCGGACCGATCAGGCTGCCGCGTACGGAGAGCGTCGGCGGGCTGGGCGAGATGATCGTCCACAGCGAGGACATCCGGCGGCCGCTCGGGATCAAGCACGACCCCGATCCCGAAGGTCTCTCGGCGGTCGCGAGGTTCTTCGCGACCAAGGACTTCGCGGTCAACAGCAAGTCCCTGGTCGCGGGGCTTCGACTCCGCGCGGTCGACACGGAGTTGGTGGCAGGCGACGGCCCTGAGGTCAGCGGCCGCCTGCTCGACCTGGTCATGGCGATGGCCGGCCGCCGCGAGGCGGTGGCGGACCTGGCCGGGGACGGTGTCGCTGAGCTTCTCGGCCGGTTGGGCTGA
- a CDS encoding acyl-CoA thioesterase yields the protein MSTPDRKAPTRADYVHWRTITTRWRDDDAYGHLNNATYYEYFDTAVNAYLFETTGVNVRKLPKIGIVAETSCRYLREIGFPEPVEAGLVVDKVGSSSVIYRIGLFQGPGEEAAAEGRFVHVYVDNTDPSRPVTPMPDEIREAVMPLWRQN from the coding sequence ATGAGCACTCCTGACCGCAAGGCCCCGACCCGCGCCGACTACGTGCACTGGCGCACGATCACGACCCGCTGGCGCGACGACGACGCCTACGGTCACCTCAACAACGCGACCTACTACGAGTACTTCGACACCGCGGTCAACGCCTACCTGTTCGAGACGACCGGTGTGAACGTGCGGAAGCTGCCGAAGATCGGGATCGTCGCGGAGACCTCGTGCCGCTACCTGCGCGAGATCGGGTTCCCCGAGCCGGTCGAGGCCGGGCTGGTCGTCGACAAGGTCGGGAGCTCGTCGGTCATCTACCGGATCGGCCTCTTCCAGGGGCCGGGCGAGGAGGCCGCGGCCGAGGGCCGGTTCGTGCACGTCTACGTCGACAACACCGACCCGTCACGTCCGGTGACGCCGATGCCCGACGAGATCCGGGAGGCGGTCATGCCGCTGTGGCGGCAGAATTGA
- a CDS encoding methyltransferase domain-containing protein yields MPTFRGAVRRGLAAAGLQTVRAADAEAARLHDRIDELKQRNQRLRTKVEGLQGDRNRTTAVPAIPGMDRLELRREQVLAGVKPDALILEIGPAHNAILPKRDGYDVRIVDYLDREGLVKRYSGFSQYNPDDIEEVDYVFRPGTPWSEVIPERFDLVVASHVIEHTTSMIDFINECEKLLRPDGVLALVIPDHRYCFDRFRERASLSRVIDASLYPSSVHTMGAVIEERLNAAKHGGITAWGPRHKGDYTFANGLDVVKASGEEARRGERYIDTHNWVCTPHHLRLLLQDLADLDFISMRETSFHDTVKHEFFINLSPSGEGTGLAREDLLVLADDERRVLDQAVFEKM; encoded by the coding sequence TTGCCCACCTTCAGGGGCGCCGTACGCCGCGGCCTCGCTGCCGCGGGTCTGCAGACCGTCCGTGCCGCCGACGCCGAGGCCGCGCGCCTGCACGACCGGATCGACGAGCTCAAGCAGCGCAACCAGAGGCTGCGTACGAAGGTGGAGGGGTTGCAGGGGGACCGCAACCGCACCACCGCGGTGCCGGCGATCCCGGGCATGGACCGGCTGGAGCTGCGCCGCGAGCAGGTGCTCGCCGGGGTCAAGCCCGACGCCCTGATCCTGGAGATCGGCCCCGCGCACAACGCGATCCTGCCCAAGCGGGACGGCTACGACGTACGCATCGTCGACTATCTCGACCGCGAGGGCCTGGTGAAGCGGTACTCGGGTTTCTCGCAGTACAACCCCGATGACATCGAGGAGGTCGACTACGTCTTCCGGCCGGGAACTCCCTGGTCAGAGGTGATTCCGGAGCGCTTCGACCTCGTCGTCGCCTCCCATGTCATCGAGCACACGACGTCGATGATCGACTTCATCAACGAGTGCGAGAAGCTGCTGCGTCCTGACGGCGTGCTGGCGCTGGTGATCCCCGACCACCGCTACTGCTTCGACCGGTTCCGCGAGCGCGCCTCGCTGTCGCGGGTGATCGACGCCTCGCTCTACCCGTCGTCGGTGCACACCATGGGTGCGGTCATCGAGGAGCGGCTCAACGCGGCCAAGCACGGCGGCATCACCGCCTGGGGACCGCGCCACAAGGGCGACTACACCTTCGCCAACGGCCTGGACGTGGTGAAGGCCAGCGGCGAGGAGGCCCGGCGCGGGGAGCGCTACATCGACACCCACAACTGGGTCTGCACCCCCCACCACCTCCGCCTGCTGCTCCAGGACCTCGCCGACCTCGACTTCATCTCGATGCGGGAGACCTCGTTCCACGACACGGTCAAGCACGAGTTCTTCATCAACCTCTCCCCCTCCGGCGAAGGCACCGGCCTCGCCCGCGAGGACCTCCTCGTCCTCGCCGACGACGAGCGGCGAGTGCTCGACCAGGCGGTCTTCGAGAAGATGTAG